One Nyctibius grandis isolate bNycGra1 chromosome 17, bNycGra1.pri, whole genome shotgun sequence genomic window carries:
- the SRM gene encoding spermidine synthase, which produces MERGAAALIREGWFRETCRLWPGQAMSLQVEELLHHQRSRYQEILVFRSTTYGNVLVLDGVIQCTERDEFSYQEMIANLPLCSHPDPRKVLIIGGGDGGVLREVVKHPTVESVVQCEIDEDVIQVSKKYLPGMAVGYSSAKLTLHVGDGFEFMKQNQEAFDVIITDSSDPMGPAESLFKESYYQLMKTALREDGILCCQGECQWLHLDLIKEMRQFCKSLFPVVEYAYCTIPTYPSGQIGFMLCSKNPNTNFREPVQQLSQQQVEEMSLKYYNSDIHRAAFILPEFARKALSDV; this is translated from the exons atggagcgcggcgcggcggcgctGATCCGCGAGGGCTGGTTCCGCGAGACGTGCCGGCTGTGGCCGGGCCAGGCCATGTCGCTGCAGGTGGAGGAGCTCCTGCACCACCAGCGCTCCCGCTACCAGGAGATACTCGTCTTCCGCAG CACCACCTACGGCAACGTCCTGGTCCTGGACGGGGTGATCCAGTGCACGGAGCGGGACGAGTTCTCCTACCAGGAAATGATCGCCAAcctgcccctctgcagccaCCCCGACCCCCGCAAG gtgCTGATCATCGGTGGCGGTGACGGGGGAGTGCTGCGAGAGGTGGTGAAACACCCAACCGTGGAGTCCGTGGTGCAGTGCGAAATCGATGAG GATGTGATCCAGGTATCTAAGAAATACCTCCCAGGGATGGCAGTGGGGTATTCCAGCGCTAAGCTGACCTTGCATGTGGGAGATGGTTTTGAGTTCATGAAACAAAATCAAGAAGCCTTTGATGTGATTATCACGGACTCGTCTGACCCCATGG gtCCTGCAGAAAGCTTATTCAAAGAGTCTTACTACCAGCTGATGAAGACAGCCCTGCGAGAAGATGGGATTCTTTGCTGCCAAG gtgaGTGCCAGTGGCTGCACCTGGATCTCATTAAGGAGATGCGTCAGTTCTGCAAGTCTCTGTTCCCTGTTGTGGAATACGCCTATTGCACCATCCCCACGTATCCCAGCGGGCAGATTGGCTTCATGCTCTGCAGCAAGAACCCG AACACAAATTTCCGGGagcctgtgcagcagctctcaCAGCAACAAGTAGAGGAGATGAGTCTGAAATACTACAACTCTGACATTCATCGGGCAGCTTTCATTCTGCCAGAGTTTGCACGGAAG GCCCTGAGTGATGTGTGA